From a region of the Sinorhizobium sp. B11 genome:
- a CDS encoding DUF1491 family protein — MRLRADIYVSALVRRVFSAGDFAAVEKKGAEEAGAIFIRQRFRDGLETLYAPAPQSFFDEESSGDRLFEIRLERAEPEKVQEMLERERKFDPDLWIVELEADEVSELIPMAS, encoded by the coding sequence ATGAGATTGCGCGCCGATATCTACGTTTCCGCTCTCGTCCGCAGGGTTTTCTCCGCCGGCGATTTTGCTGCCGTGGAGAAGAAGGGCGCGGAAGAAGCTGGCGCGATCTTCATTCGCCAGCGCTTCCGTGACGGGCTCGAAACCCTCTATGCGCCGGCCCCGCAAAGCTTCTTCGACGAGGAGAGCAGCGGCGACCGGCTGTTCGAAATCAGGCTGGAACGCGCCGAGCCCGAGAAGGTGCAGGAAATGCTGGAGCGCGAGCGCAAGTTCGACCCGGATCTCTGGATCGTCGAGCTGGAGGCGGACGAGGTCTCGGAACTCATCCCGATGGCCAGCTGA